In one window of Gadus chalcogrammus isolate NIFS_2021 chromosome 12, NIFS_Gcha_1.0, whole genome shotgun sequence DNA:
- the LOC130392817 gene encoding duodenase-1-like produces MSISGVFQEHLDILTLLCAFVMNRLHKLLFIVLACSAQQALGGTIINGREVPPNSLPYMASVQHHGEHICGGFLIRKDIVLTAAHCDKKELTVVLGTNDLRKVKKTMRYHVKKCKHADFDNSSLANDIMTLKLSSPSQIEPIQLPNGKMKIKNNTPCLVAGWGSIMSGGPGVEKLREVDVATIDRRICKQRWTTLPAKTICAGGYPTNKGFCQGDSGGPLVCNTMAVGIVSYTGDTCDYPHLPNVYTDITKFLPWINDPKAKCKIA; encoded by the exons ATGAGCATATCTGGGGTATTCCAAGAGCATCTCGACATCCTGACACTGTTGTGTGCCTTCGTGATGAATCGCTTACACAAACTCCTCTTTATTGTGCTGGCATGTTCAGCGCAACAAG CACTTGGAGGTACAATTATTAACGGGAGAGAGGTCCCGCCAAATTCATTGCCGTACATGGCTTCTGTGCAACACCATGGGGAACATATCTGTGGCGGATTTCTAATTAGAAAGGACATTGTACTTACTGCTGCCCACTGTGACAAAAA GGAGTTGACAGTTGTTCTGGGAACGAATGATCTACGCAAGGTCAAGAAAACAATGAGATACCACGTTAAAAAATGCAAACACGCAGACTTTGACAACTCTTCCTTAGCAAATGACATAATGACGCTCAAA CTGTCAAGTCCATCACAAATAGAACCAATTCAACTTCCAAATGGCAAAATGAAGATCAAAAATAACACCCCATGCCTTGTAGCCGGATGGGGTTCTATCATGAGTGGGGGCCCTGGAGTTGAGAAACTTAGAGAGGTCGATGTGGCTACTATTGACCGGAGGATTTGTAAGCAGAGATGGACAACTCTCCCAGCCAAAACTATCTGTGCAGGTGGATACCCAACGAATAAAGGTTTTTGCCAG GGGGATTCCGGTGGACCTCTTGTATGCAATACGATGGCTGTTGGAATAGTATCATATACCGGCGATACCTGTGACTACCCACATCTACCGAATGTCTACACTGACATAACAAAGTTCCTGCCATGGATTAATGACCCCAAAGCAAAGTGCAAGATTGCTTAG
- the LOC130393967 gene encoding granzyme B-like, giving the protein MFRLHTLLFIVLSCSVQKALGGEIINGKEVPPKSLQYMASVQNDGKHFCGGFLIKKDIVLTAAHCFIKKNSNLTVVLGTNDLRKVNESTMRYNVEKCKHPGFLNVSSGNDIMMLRLSRPSTIKPIKLPNKKMKIKKNTTCLVAGWGYIKSGGPRVAKLREVEVATIDRRTCQREWATLPAKTICAGGYKTKKGFCQGDSGGPLVCNTMAVGIVSYTGNTCDYPHLPNVYTDITKFLPWISDPKPKCKND; this is encoded by the exons ATGTTTCGCTtacacacactcctctttatTGTGCTGTCATGTTCCGTGCAAAAAG cACTTGGAGGGGAAATTATTAACGGAAAAGAAGTCCCGCCAAAATCATTGCAGTACATGGCATCTGTGCAAAACGACGGGAAACATTTCTGTGGCGGATTTCTAATCAAGAAGGACATTGTACTTACTGCTGCCCACTGTTTCATCAA GAAGAATTCTAATTTGACAGTAGTTTTGGGAACCAATGACCTCCGCAAGGTCAATGAGAGCACAATGAGATACAACGTCGAAAAATGTAAACATCCTGGCTTTTTAAACGTTTCGTCTGGGAATGACATAATGATGCTCAGA CTGTCAAGACCATCAACAATAAAACCAATTAAACTTCCAAATAAGAAGATGAAGATCAAGAAGAACACCACATGCCTTGTAGCCGGATGGGGTTATATAAAAAGTGGGGGGCCTAGAGTTGCTAAACTTAGAGAGGTCGAAGTGGCTACTATTGACCGGAGGACTTGTCAGCGGGAATGGGCAACTCTCCCAGCCAAAACTATCTGTGCAGGTGGATACAAAACGAAGAAAGGTTTTTGCCAG GGGGATTCTGGTGGACCTCTTGTATGCAATACGATGGCTGTTGGAATAGTATCATATACCGGCAATACCTGTGACTACCCACATCTACCGAATGTCTACACTGACATAACAAAGTTCCTGCCATGGATTAGTGACCCCAAACCAAAATGCAAGAATGATTag
- the LOC130393963 gene encoding granzyme B-like, with protein sequence MFRLHTLLFIVLSCSVQKALGGEIINGKEVPPKSLQYMASVQNDGKHFCGGFLIKKDIVLTAAHCDKKTKTNVTVVLGTNDLRKDKKRTMRYNVEKCKHPGFINVLSGNDIMVLKLSRSSKMKPIKLPKNNTKIKNNTPCLVAGWGYNKTRGSTVDKLREVDVANIDRRKCQLEWAKVKKTLPANIICAGGYKTKKGACQGDSGGPLVCNKMAVGIVSFNLYDNCDYPNVPNVYTDIIKFLPWINDPKRKCNID encoded by the exons ATGTTTCGCTtacacacactcctctttatTGTGCTGTCATGTTCCGTGCAAAAAG cACTTGGAGGGGAAATTATTAACGGAAAAGAAGTCCCGCCAAAATCATTGCAGTACATGGCATCTGTGCAAAACGACGGGAAACATTTCTGTGGCGGATTTCTAATCAAGAAGGACATTGTACTTACTGCTGCCCACTGTGACAAAAA AACGAAGACCAATGTGACAGTAGTTCTCGGAACCAATGACCTCCGCAAGGACAAGAAGAGAACAATGAGATACAACGTCGAAAAATGTAAACATCCTGGCTTTATAAACGTTTTGTCTGGGAATGACATAATGGTGCTCAAA ctGTCAAGATCATCAAAAATGAAACCAATTAAACTTCCAAAAAATAATACGAAGATCAAAAATAACACCCCATGCCTTGTAGCCGGATGGGGTTACAACAAAACCAGGGGCTCTACTGTTGATAAACTCAGAGAGGTCGATGTGGCTAACATTGACCGGAGGAAATGTCAGCTTGAATGGGCCAAGGTTAAAAAAACTCTCCCAGCAAACATTATCTGCGCAGGTGGATATAAGACAAAGAAAGGTGCTTGTCAG GGGGACTCTGGAGGACCTCTGGTGTGCAACAAGATGGCTGTTGGAATTGTCTCGTTTAACTTGTACGACAACTGTGACTACCCAAATGTACCTAACGTCTATACTGACATAATAAAGTTTCTGCCGTGGATTAATGACCCAAAGAGAAAATGCAATATTGATTag
- the LOC130393964 gene encoding granzyme B-like: MFRLHTLLFIVLACSVQRALGGEIINGKEVPPKSLQYMASVQNDGKHFCGGFLIRKDIVLTAAHCDFKKKTNVTVVLGTNDLRKIDESTMRYNVKKCKHADYKKPLNGRDIMMLKLSRPSKIKPIKLPNKKMKIKKNTTCLVAGWGFIESGGPTVDKLREVEVATIDRRTCQREWSKKNYVLPANIICAGGYGTKKGACQADSGGPLVCNKMAVGIVSFNLGANCSYPNVPNIYTDISKFVAWIDYPKKRCQI, encoded by the exons ATGTTTCGCTtacacacactcctctttatTGTGCTGGCATGTTCCGTGCAAAGAG cACTTGGAGGGGAAATTATTAACGGAAAAGAAGTCCCGCCAAAATCATTGCAGTACATGGCATCTGTGCAAAACGACGGGAAACATTTCTGTGGCGGATTTCTTATCAGAAAAGACATTGTACTTACTGCTGCCCACTGTGACTTCAA AAAGAAGACCAATGTGACAGTAGTTCTCGGAACCAATGACCTCCGCAAAATTGACGAGAGCACAATGAGATACAACGTCAAAAAATGCAAACACGCAGACTATAAGAAGCCTTTAAATGGGAGGGACATAATGATGCTAAAA ctGTCAAGACCATCAAAAATAAAACCAATTAAACTTCCAAATAAGAAGATGAAGATCAAGAAGAACACCACATGCCTTGTAGCCGGATGGGGTTTTATCGAAAGTGggggccctactgttgataAACTCAGAGAGGTCGAAGTTGCTACTATTGACCGGAGGACTTGTCAGCGGGAATGGTCTAAAAAAAACTATGTTCTCCCAGCAAACATTATCTGTGCAGGTGGATATGGGACAAAGAAAGGGGCTTGTCAG GCGGACTCTGGAGGTCCTCTGGTGTGCAACAAGATGGCTGTTGGAATTGTATCGTTTAACCTAGGCGCAAACTGCTCATACCCAAATGTACCTAACATCTATACTGACATATCCAAGTTTGTTGCATGGATTGATTACCCCAAAAAAAGATGTCAGATttga
- the LOC130393962 gene encoding granzyme B-like isoform X1 has protein sequence MFRLHTLLFIVLSCSVQKAFGGEIIEGKEVPPNSLQFMASVQNNGKHFCGGFLIKKDIVLTAAHCFIKKRSNLTVVLGTHDLSKVNERTMRYNVKKCKHADFSNTSLASDITMLKLSRPSKIKPIKLPNKKMKIKNNTKCLVAGWGFIRTNGPAVDKLREVEVATIDRRTCQREWATAAKNYVLPANIICAGGYGTNKGACQGDSGGPLVCNKMAVGIVSFNLRGNCLYPNVPNIYTDISKFVAWIDYPKKRCI, from the exons ATGTTTCGCTtacacacactcctctttatTGTGCTGTCATGTTCAGTGCAAAAAG cATTTGGAGGGGAAATTATTGAAGGAAAAGAAGTCCCACCAAATTCATTGCAGTTCATGGCTTCTGTGCAAAACAACGGGAAACATTTCTGTGGCGGATTTCTAATCAAGAAGGACATTGTCCTTACTGCTGCCCACTGTTTCATCAA GAAGAGGTCCAATCTGACGGTAGTTCTCGGAACCCATGACCTCAGCAAGGTCAACGAGAGAACAATGAGATACAACGTCAAAAAGTGCAAACACGCAGACTTTAGCAACACTTCACTTGCGAGTGACATAACGATGCTTAAA CTGTCAAGACCATCAAAAATAAAACCTATTAAACTTCCAAATAAGAAGATGAAGATCAAAAATAACACCAAATGCCTTGTAGCCGGATGGGGTTTTATCAGAACTAATGGCCCTGCTGTTGATAAACTTAGAGAGGTCGAAGTTGCTACTATTGACCGGAGGACTTGTCAACGGGAATGGGCAACAGCAGCAAAGAACTATGTTCTCCCAGCAAACATTATCTGTGCAGGTGGATATGGGACAAATAAAGGTGCTTGTCAG ggGGACTCTGGAGGACCTCTGGTGTGCAACAAGATGGCTGTTGGAATTGTATCGTTTAACCTACGCGGAAACTGCTTATACCCAAATGTACCCAACATCTATACTGACATATCCAAGTTTGTTGCATGGATTGATTACCCCAAAAAACGATGCATTTAG
- the LOC130393962 gene encoding duodenase-1-like isoform X2 encodes MAAFMTLFRKRSNLTVVLGTHDLSKVNERTMRYNVKKCKHADFSNTSLASDITMLKLSRPSKIKPIKLPNKKMKIKNNTKCLVAGWGFIRTNGPAVDKLREVEVATIDRRTCQREWATAAKNYVLPANIICAGGYGTNKGACQGDSGGPLVCNKMAVGIVSFNLRGNCLYPNVPNIYTDISKFVAWIDYPKKRCI; translated from the exons ATGGCTGCTTTCATGACTTTATTCAGGAAGAGGTCCAATCTGACGGTAGTTCTCGGAACCCATGACCTCAGCAAGGTCAACGAGAGAACAATGAGATACAACGTCAAAAAGTGCAAACACGCAGACTTTAGCAACACTTCACTTGCGAGTGACATAACGATGCTTAAA CTGTCAAGACCATCAAAAATAAAACCTATTAAACTTCCAAATAAGAAGATGAAGATCAAAAATAACACCAAATGCCTTGTAGCCGGATGGGGTTTTATCAGAACTAATGGCCCTGCTGTTGATAAACTTAGAGAGGTCGAAGTTGCTACTATTGACCGGAGGACTTGTCAACGGGAATGGGCAACAGCAGCAAAGAACTATGTTCTCCCAGCAAACATTATCTGTGCAGGTGGATATGGGACAAATAAAGGTGCTTGTCAG ggGGACTCTGGAGGACCTCTGGTGTGCAACAAGATGGCTGTTGGAATTGTATCGTTTAACCTACGCGGAAACTGCTTATACCCAAATGTACCCAACATCTATACTGACATATCCAAGTTTGTTGCATGGATTGATTACCCCAAAAAACGATGCATTTAG
- the LOC130393969 gene encoding spindlin-1-like: MSKKRGRKRSSGELSDTLTPDPNCILGLRIQHNWREKGNQSKWKGTVLDRLTVNPSLFMVKYDGFDCVYGIELFKDERVSNLQVLTEKVVNNKIKVPHGAEELVGKAVEHLFEKEDGEKNEWRGMVLSRAPIMTNWYYITYEKDPVLYMYQLWDDYADGDLRILPEAENKHLLPADRKPGEETESLVGKQVEYVTDKGVKRTGLVIYQVPAKPSVYYIKYDDDFHVHVYDLVKTT; encoded by the exons ATGTCCAAGAAAAGGGGCAG AAAGCGGAGCAGCGGTGAACTGAGTGACACGTTAACCCCCGACCCCAACTGCATTTTGGGACTACGCATCCAGCACAACTGGCGTGAAAAGGGGAACCAGAGCAAATGGAAGGGAACCGTGCTGGACCGTCTCACCGTCAACCCCTCTCTGTTCATGGTTAAGTATGACGGATTTGACTGCGTCTACGGGATCGAGCTCTTCAAGGACGAGAGGGTGTCAAATCTACAAGTACTTACAGAGAAAGTCG TGAACAACAAGATCAAAGTACCTCACGGGGCTGAGGAGTTGGTCGGCAAAGCTGTGGAGCATCTCTTTGAAAAAGAAGATGGCGAGAAGAACGAGTGGAGGGGCATGGTCCTCTCGCGAGCCCCCATCATGACCAACTGGTATTACATCACCTACGAGAAGGACCCCGTGCTTTATATGTACCAGCTGTGGGACGACTACGCCGACGGAGACCTGAGGATTCTACCTGAAGCAG AGAACAAGCATCTGTTGCCCGCAGACAGGAAGCCcggggaggagacggagagccTGGTAGGTAAGCAGGTAGAGTATGTTACTGACAAGGGTGTGAAGAGAACAGGCCTGGTCATCTACCAGGTGCCGGCCAAGCCCTCCGTGTACTACATCAAGTACGACGACGACTTTCACGTCCACGTGTACGACCTGGTGAAGACCACCTAG